A section of the Pediococcus inopinatus genome encodes:
- the rsmD gene encoding 16S rRNA (guanine(966)-N(2))-methyltransferase RsmD, with amino-acid sequence MRVVSGDFGGRRLKAVPGVKTRPTTDKVKESIFNMIGPYFDGGMSLDLFAGSGGLSIEAVSRGIDTAVLVDKQWQAIQTIEENFKVTKADDQFKIIRQDAKIALNILADQGKKFDLVFLDPPYKLQKITQNMAKMVSLSLLNAGAILVCETDQFAKLPETLPNFKLWKRQDYGITEVSIYQFDEVGE; translated from the coding sequence ATGCGAGTTGTATCTGGAGATTTTGGGGGCCGCCGACTAAAGGCAGTTCCAGGAGTAAAGACGCGTCCAACTACGGATAAAGTGAAGGAATCCATTTTTAATATGATTGGACCCTATTTTGATGGGGGGATGTCATTAGACTTGTTTGCTGGAAGTGGTGGATTAAGTATTGAGGCTGTTTCTCGCGGAATTGATACTGCCGTGCTGGTTGATAAGCAGTGGCAGGCCATCCAAACAATTGAAGAAAATTTCAAGGTGACGAAGGCTGATGACCAGTTCAAAATTATTCGCCAGGATGCCAAAATTGCTCTGAATATTTTAGCAGACCAAGGGAAAAAATTTGATTTAGTATTTTTAGATCCGCCTTATAAATTACAAAAAATTACCCAAAATATGGCAAAAATGGTAAGCCTAAGCTTGCTAAACGCCGGTGCCATTTTGGTTTGCGAAACTGATCAATTTGCGAAGCTGCCAGAGACGTTGCCAAACTTTAAACTTTGGAAGCGCCAGGATTATGGCATTACAGAAGTGAGCATTTACCAATTTGACGAAGTGGGTGAGTAA
- a CDS encoding YlbG family protein, whose amino-acid sequence MEFKLQPRESIIVTLGNMRQVKQLKKFGILYFVSKSMKYAVLYTDQDKAEQACTAIGKLSSVKRAEISPRAALRTNYDDAESTDYKRTNED is encoded by the coding sequence ATGGAATTTAAACTTCAGCCGCGAGAAAGCATTATCGTTACTTTAGGTAATATGCGCCAAGTAAAGCAGTTAAAAAAATTTGGTATTTTATATTTCGTTTCAAAGAGCATGAAGTATGCCGTATTGTATACAGATCAAGATAAGGCAGAGCAAGCTTGTACAGCGATTGGCAAGCTCTCTAGTGTGAAACGCGCCGAAATTTCACCGCGCGCAGCCTTGAGAACCAACTATGATGATGCCGAAAGTACAGACTATAAACGAACAAACGAAGATTAG
- the coaD gene encoding pantetheine-phosphate adenylyltransferase translates to MKIAIFPGSFDPLTNGHLDIIKRGSQLFDELVVAVGINTSKTALFSTDEKVTLIKEAVDSLPNVRVVTMQGLTVNLFKKLGATTLVRGLRDEADYRYERQIAQMNHQMDKKVETIFLMARPQDTYVASSIIKEIAKMGGDVSQFVPQNVSEPLKAKFK, encoded by the coding sequence ATGAAAATTGCAATTTTTCCCGGGAGTTTTGATCCCCTGACAAATGGCCATCTTGATATCATTAAACGCGGAAGTCAGCTATTTGATGAATTAGTAGTCGCAGTGGGCATTAATACCAGTAAAACGGCGTTGTTTAGTACAGACGAAAAAGTTACTCTGATTAAAGAAGCGGTTGACTCACTGCCCAATGTTCGGGTAGTGACGATGCAAGGGCTGACTGTGAATTTATTTAAAAAGTTAGGTGCCACCACCCTTGTTCGGGGATTGCGGGATGAAGCTGATTATCGGTATGAACGTCAGATTGCCCAAATGAATCATCAGATGGATAAAAAAGTCGAGACGATTTTTTTGATGGCCCGGCCTCAGGATACGTATGTTGCTTCAAGTATTATCAAAGAAATTGCCAAAATGGGTGGCGACGTTTCGCAGTTTGTTCCCCAAAATGTCAGTGAACCATTAAAAGCTAAATTTAAGT